Proteins from a genomic interval of Ferrovibrio terrae:
- a CDS encoding N-acetylneuraminate synthase family protein — protein sequence MIASQFKIDSRQVGGDAPCFVIAEAGVAHFGNYEKALQLIDLAAEAKADAVKFQIFNPEAMISKASQEWRDRLSPRALKWEDFRRLRDYCDEKGIIFFSTAHDEPSLEYLAGLNPAVFKIGSGELRNWGYLRKIASYGKPVIFSTGMHTMEDVEASLRVMTQTGNSEIAVLHCVTQYPTPPEFVNLKVLDLYRETLGGVIGYSDHTAGFHIPLAAVARGAKIIEKHISIDFNVPNAQDWKVSCGPHDLADFITQLRAVEAALGAARKTVTPGEQASIEWARKSLVAARPIRAGETITPEMLAAKRPGTGIAPDQVETVIGKVASRDIDEDAVLQWVDLRA from the coding sequence ATGATCGCCAGCCAATTCAAGATCGATTCTCGCCAGGTTGGCGGTGACGCACCCTGTTTCGTCATCGCCGAGGCCGGTGTCGCCCATTTCGGGAATTATGAAAAGGCGCTACAGCTGATCGATCTGGCGGCTGAGGCAAAAGCCGATGCCGTGAAGTTCCAGATATTCAATCCCGAGGCGATGATCTCCAAGGCCAGTCAGGAGTGGCGCGACCGCCTGAGCCCGCGTGCCCTAAAATGGGAGGATTTCCGCCGGCTGCGCGACTATTGCGACGAGAAGGGCATCATCTTCTTCTCCACGGCGCATGACGAGCCGAGTCTTGAATATCTTGCCGGCCTGAATCCGGCAGTCTTCAAGATTGGCTCCGGCGAATTGCGCAATTGGGGTTACCTGCGGAAGATCGCATCTTATGGTAAACCGGTCATCTTCTCGACCGGCATGCATACGATGGAGGATGTAGAGGCCTCGTTGCGCGTGATGACGCAGACCGGAAATTCGGAAATCGCGGTCCTGCATTGCGTGACGCAATATCCCACGCCGCCGGAATTCGTGAATCTGAAGGTGCTGGATCTTTATCGTGAGACCTTGGGTGGTGTGATCGGGTATTCTGACCATACCGCTGGTTTCCATATTCCGCTGGCTGCGGTGGCGCGTGGTGCCAAGATCATCGAGAAGCATATCTCGATCGACTTCAATGTCCCGAACGCGCAGGACTGGAAAGTATCCTGCGGGCCGCATGATCTCGCCGACTTCATCACGCAGCTGCGTGCGGTTGAGGCGGCGCTGGGCGCTGCCCGCAAGACCGTAACACCTGGCGAACAGGCGAGCATCGAATGGGCTCGGAAGTCGCTGGTAGCCGCGCGGCCGATCCGTGCTGGTGAGACCATCACGCCGGAGATGCTGGCGGCGAAGCGCCCGGGCACCGGGATCGCGCCTGATCAAGTAGAGACGGTGATAGGCAAGGTCGCCAGCCGCGATATCGACGAGGATGCGGTTTTGCAGTGGGTGGATTTGAGAGCATGA
- a CDS encoding NAD-dependent epimerase/dehydratase family protein: MRVIILGGDGFLGWPTAMALSQRGHEVMIIDNYFRRTACIRQDIPPLFQTQNMHQRAKAWHERSGRQIKVCEGDICDYGFLKGCFEAFAPDSVVHYAEQPSAPYSMLGQKEALFTLQNNLSGTLNLAYVVRETNPDIHIVKLGTMGEYGTPNIDIEEGFIDIEHKGRKDRLLFPRQAGSLYHTTKIQDTDLLYFYVRVWGLRVTDLMQGPVYGLFTDEMGDDARLTTFLNYDEIFGTVLNRFLVQAVAGIPMTVYGQGGQKRGYLNIKDTMQCVTLAVETPAARGEMRVFNQFTETFAVNDLANMVRDAAAAVGIKAEIAHVPNPRVEKEEHYYNPAHRGLRELGLQPNLLTQDVLARILEQIVNYKSDIRHDIIMPKTTWK, translated from the coding sequence ATGCGTGTCATCATTCTTGGCGGCGACGGCTTTCTCGGCTGGCCCACTGCTATGGCGCTGTCGCAGCGTGGCCATGAGGTCATGATCATCGACAACTATTTTCGTCGTACGGCCTGCATCCGGCAGGACATTCCGCCCCTGTTCCAGACGCAGAATATGCATCAGCGCGCCAAGGCCTGGCATGAGCGCAGCGGGCGTCAGATCAAGGTGTGCGAGGGCGATATTTGCGACTACGGTTTCCTAAAGGGCTGTTTCGAGGCGTTTGCCCCGGACTCGGTTGTTCATTATGCCGAGCAGCCATCGGCGCCCTATTCGATGCTCGGCCAGAAGGAGGCGCTGTTCACGCTGCAGAACAACCTGAGCGGCACGCTCAACCTCGCCTATGTGGTGCGCGAGACCAATCCTGACATTCATATCGTCAAGCTCGGCACTATGGGCGAATACGGCACGCCCAATATCGATATCGAGGAAGGTTTCATCGATATTGAACACAAGGGCCGCAAAGACCGCCTGCTGTTCCCGCGCCAAGCCGGGTCGCTGTATCACACCACCAAGATTCAGGATACCGACCTGCTGTACTTCTACGTCCGGGTTTGGGGCCTGCGTGTCACCGACCTAATGCAGGGTCCAGTTTACGGTCTCTTCACGGACGAGATGGGCGATGATGCCCGGCTGACGACTTTCCTGAATTACGACGAAATCTTTGGAACGGTACTCAACCGTTTCCTGGTGCAGGCCGTGGCCGGCATTCCGATGACCGTCTACGGTCAGGGCGGCCAGAAGCGCGGCTACCTGAATATCAAGGACACCATGCAATGTGTCACCCTGGCGGTCGAGACGCCGGCAGCCAGAGGCGAGATGCGGGTGTTCAACCAGTTCACCGAAACCTTTGCTGTGAACGACCTCGCCAATATGGTGCGGGATGCGGCGGCGGCGGTCGGCATCAAGGCTGAGATCGCCCATGTACCGAATCCACGAGTGGAAAAAGAAGAGCATTATTACAATCCCGCCCATCGCGGTCTGCGCGAGCTTGGGCTGCAGCCTAACCTGCTGACGCAGGATGTGCTGGCGCGCATTCTGGAGCAGATTGTCAATTACAAGTCCGATATCCGGCATGACATCATCATGCCGAAAACGACCTGGAAGTAA
- a CDS encoding SDR family NAD(P)-dependent oxidoreductase, whose product MKSPATPDIWTGKTVLITGACGTVGQAMMPRLLAKGVGRIIALDNAESKIYELGQFSPALDRILPVLGDVRSRDCLLQAFRDVDVVFHGAALKHVNLGEAAPDEIVATNIVGVQNVIYAARACGVRRVVFMSSDKAVNPTNVMGTSKLMGERLISAANYGGQTKPVFCSTRFGNVLGSSGSAVPTFMNQIRTSQPITLTDEGMTRFVMTPVEAVDLLIRAAEQATGGEVFVTKMPVMAIRDMIQGIIEIYAPQLGRDPGSVTVKITGKRPGEKLFEELLSSEEGSRVRENDDFFVIRPAITATPQVKEVAKTPHAYRSDEETCMSVRDIVDYFKRYRLLD is encoded by the coding sequence ATGAAAAGCCCTGCCACACCGGACATCTGGACCGGAAAGACTGTTCTGATCACCGGCGCCTGCGGCACGGTGGGGCAGGCGATGATGCCTCGCCTGCTGGCCAAGGGCGTGGGGCGGATCATCGCGCTCGACAATGCGGAAAGCAAAATCTACGAACTCGGCCAGTTCTCGCCGGCGCTGGATCGGATTCTGCCGGTGCTGGGCGATGTACGCAGCCGCGACTGCCTGCTGCAGGCTTTTCGCGATGTCGATGTCGTGTTCCACGGTGCTGCTCTGAAGCATGTCAATCTCGGCGAGGCAGCACCCGATGAAATAGTCGCCACCAATATCGTCGGCGTGCAGAACGTGATTTACGCGGCGCGCGCCTGTGGTGTCAGGCGCGTGGTTTTCATGAGCTCGGATAAGGCGGTCAATCCCACCAATGTGATGGGCACCTCGAAGCTGATGGGGGAGCGCCTGATCTCTGCGGCGAATTACGGTGGGCAAACCAAGCCGGTCTTCTGCTCAACGCGCTTTGGAAATGTGCTGGGTTCGAGCGGCTCTGCCGTACCCACATTTATGAACCAGATTCGCACCAGCCAGCCGATCACACTCACCGACGAAGGCATGACGCGCTTCGTGATGACCCCGGTGGAAGCGGTGGATCTGCTGATCCGGGCGGCTGAGCAGGCCACAGGTGGCGAAGTCTTCGTCACCAAGATGCCGGTCATGGCAATCCGGGACATGATCCAGGGTATCATCGAGATCTATGCCCCGCAGCTGGGCCGCGATCCCGGCTCGGTCACAGTCAAGATCACGGGCAAGCGCCCCGGTGAAAAGCTGTTTGAAGAGCTGCTCAGCTCGGAAGAGGGGTCGCGCGTCAGGGAGAACGACGATTTCTTCGTGATCCGGCCGGCGATCACTGCGACGCCGCAGGTCAAAGAGGTGGCCAAGACGCCACACGCCTACCGTTCTGACGAGGAAACCTGCATGAGCGTGCGGGACATCGTGGACTATTTCAAACGGTACCGACTGCTCGACTGA